In Marinobacter salinisoli, the DNA window CCAGAATCCTTGGCATAACCATCCACTCCCTGTGGGTTCATTCAGTGCCACGGCAGTATAACGGACCCAGACAGCAACGCGGAGATGCCCCGTTGTATTTGAGCCATTGAATATTTAGGACTACCTTTTAAGAGTTAATTGGCATTGTGCCAAGGATCACACCGTGGCCTGTTCAGCGGGACGTTGAATGCCCGGCCATACGGGCTACATCGAGTGGCGGTAGGTTTCAGTAGTCAAACGAAAGATAGGGACAGTCGATGAACGAAAAAATATGGAGTGTGAGTGGTGCGTTATTGGTTTCCGTTGCCTTGTCAGCCTGTGGAGGCGGCGGCGGCGGAGGCTCCGGCAGTGGTGGTGGCGGCACTGGTGGAAGCGGAGGATCAGGTACCCCGGAACTGGTGGACGGGGAGCTGAGATTCGAGAATGAAACCGACAACTTCAAGAACTACCAGAACCCCGATGCGGATGCCCGCCAGGATGCCTGCGATCGCAGCGATTATTACCTTGAATCGGACAATTTCATGGTTTACGTCGACACAGGCCAGACGTACTCGAAAGACGATTTGAGAACAGCCGCGACCAAAGCCCAGAACGCGATGGATGCCATCCTGCCCCGGTTTGGCATGACCTGGTCGGATTTCTACGCCATGAAGCGGATCATCAGTTTCAGTGACATTGACCAGTTCGCGATTGAAGCCAGTCAGCTTGGCTTGCCCACCAGTGAACTTGCCCAGTATTTCCCGGGCATTCCCGATGGGACCGAAACGGAGCAGCAAGCGTTTATTTACAACGCACTGGTCGACGAGGAAACGCCCGCTAACGTTCGCACCACAATAGACACGTTCATTGCAGACAATTCCAGTGAAACGTCGCCCCTGACGGCGATCACACCGATTCACGATAAGATCCAGATCTGCGCGACGACCAGCGACCGGATCGCGAGATCCTCCACCAGTGGCCTCAAGATTGCGCCGTCCTACTCCGACGAGAACTACCGGCACGAATCAACACACCTGATCATTAACCAGGTCTCGAAGTTCCCTGCATTCTGGGCCTTAGAAGGCCAGACCCACCTGATTCTGGAGGGCGGGCCTGCCTCCGTAGAGGATGTAGCCAGTATCCGTAACAGCATCATCGGTACCGATGAGTCCGAACCCGGCCGAGAAAATATCAACCGATTCAAAGAGGCTTACCTGGCGCTTTCCGCACGAACCAATAACGATATTGGCAAGGTGATGGATTGGCACCGGGATTCCATGAAAATCAAGGCCGAGTGGTTAACGACTAATGACGGAACCAGCATTATCATCAGTGACGACGAGCGAATAGCAGGGGTAAAGGAAGCTTTCGGCATCGTGATGGGATTCGGCTACGACGAGTTCTTCGATGACCTGAGCAACCCGTAAGCTGCAGGAAAAGAAAAAGGCCGGTGGTTTACCTCCGGCCTTTTTAGTTGCGAGTCTGCGTTAGCGTTCGGTTAACCAATCCCTTGTCAAACTCGCCTGATCCGATAAACCTCAGACCGACATCACTGATCCAGCAGTTCTATCCAATGCTGAACCGGCACCTTGGCCTTGGTTTCCAGATGCATCTGGCAGCCAACGTTGGCGGTGACGATGCGATCCGGATTGTCCACGGTCAGGGCTTCCAGTTTGTTGCTCAGTAATTGCTGACTCATTTCGGGCTGAAGTACCGAGTAGGTTCCGGCCGATCCGCAGCACAGGTGTTTGTCTTTGGTCTGGGCCAGATCAACGCCGGCCTTGGCCAGCACCTGCTCTACCACACCGTTCTGCTTCATGGCGTGCTGCAAGGTGCACGGGCAGTGGAACGCCACCTTGCCCGGGCTCTGGCGGATCTTGAGTTTGTCCAGATCCTGCTGCAGCAGGAACGCGCCGATATCGGTGCACAGCTCACTGACTTTCCTGGCCTTGTCTTTGTAGGCCGGATCATCTTTGAGCAGGTGGCCGTAATCCTGAACCATGGCACCGCAGCCAGAGGCAGTCATGATGATGGCCTCGGCCCCGGCTTCGATGGCTGGCCACCAGGCATCAATGTTCTGGCGCATGCGCGCCAGGCCCAGCTCGTGCTCGGACAGATGGTAATTCACCGCCCCGCAACAACCGGCCTCCGGCGCCTCCACCATGGTGATACCAAGCTTGTCGAGCACCCTTGCCGCCGCTGCGTTGGTGTTGGGCGTGGCAGCGGGTTGGGCGCAGCCAGCCAGCGCCAGCACCTTGCGGTCATGACTGGCCGCCGGCCAGGGACTGGCCTCTTTTTTGGGGGGCACTTTGGTGCGCAGTTTGCTCGGCAGAACCGGACTGAAGAACTGCCCGAGCCTGAGCAGGACCCCAAACAGTTTCGGGTTCGGAATAACCCGGCCCAGGGCCCAGCGCATCCACTTGTCCCCGGCCGAACGCGGCAGCTCCTTTTCCATCAGGCCGCGGCTGATATCCACCAGCCGGCCATACTGAACCCCTGACGGACAGGTGGTTTCACAGCTTCGACAGGTCAGGCAGCGGTCCAGGTGCTCCCGGGTTTTCTCGGTGACCTCCTGCCCTTCCAGGAACATCTTCATGAGGTAGATTCGACCCCGGGGGCCATCACGCTCGTCGTTCAGCTCCTGATACGTCGGGCAGGTCGCGGTGCAGAATCCGCAGTGCACACAGGCGCGCAGGATGGACTCAGCCTCCTGTCCTTCGGGAGTATTGGCGAATTGTTGAACGAGATTAGTTTGCATCTTACTCCTGCTCTTACAGCCAGCTATATAGACGTCCGGGATTGAAGATATTGTCCGGATCGAACGCGTTTTTTACCCGGCGCTGAATGCCCTTCAGGGCCTCCGGCTGGTGGTGCATCACCTCACCGGAACGGTCACCGCCCCGGAACAGGCTCACCTGTCCGCCGGCCGCGCGCGCCAGGGGCTCAAGATCTCCCTGTTCGGCCTGCCCACGATACCAGCGCTGGGCACCGGCCCAATCCAGCAACCATGGCCCGTCCAGTTTCGGATTGGCGGCCGTTGAACCGACCGAGAAACGCCAGAGGGGCTGGTCATCGCCCGCGAAGAAGTCATGCCGCAGATCCTGAATCTGCTGCCACAGGGCATCGCCCTGCTCCAGAACCTCGCCAGACCACTTTTCAGCGGTGGCCTCTACGGCCGAACGGGCGCCAGACAGGCGCAGGTACACTTTGCCGTCCACCCAGCAAGCACCGGTGATCGGTTTGGGTTCTGCCGAGCGCCGATTCATGTATTCAACGGCCTCATCGATGTCCATGTCCTGAACGAGGGTCATGGCGGCGGCAGGTTTGGGCATCACCTTCAGGCTGATTTCAGTCATCACGCCCAGGGTGCCCATGGCGCCGGCCTGAAGCCGGGAAACATCGTAACCGGCCACGTTTTTCATCACCTGGCCACCGAAACGCAGGTGCTCGCCTTTGCCGTTAAGCAACCTGACTCCCAGCACCTGGTCACGCACCGAACCGGCCCAGGGTCGCGCCGGACCCGAAAGGTTCGTGGCGAAGGTGCCGCCGATGGTGGACGCCTCACCCAGATGGGGAGGCTCGAAATGGAGCGCCTGCCCTTCCTCGGCCAGAGCGGCTTCAATCTCCCGCAGGGTGGTGCCGGCCCGCACGGTCAGTACCAGCTCCACGGGATGGTACTCGACGATGCCGGTGTGCTCGCCCACGTTGAGCGTTCCTGCATCCGGGTCGGACTCGCGTCCCATAAAGGCCTTGGTATGGCCACCGACGATGTTGAGCTTTTGCCCGCTGTCCCGGGCCTTGAGAACCTGTTCTTGCAACTGTTTGGAAATATCAGCCATGGGCGGCTTCCGTTTGTTCGTGCTTGTGTTGTTTGTGTTCGAGAGACCGGTATTCCTGGCAGAACCTGAGGGCAGGCACGCCCTTACCCGGGTTCAGAATACCGGCGGGGTCGAAGGCAGCTTTTACGTCATGGAACTGCTGCAGTTCCTCGTCGTTGAACTGAACGGCCATCTGGCGGATTTTCTCCACACCAACACCGTGTTCACCGGTAATGCAACCGCCCACTTCCACACAGAGATTCAGGATGCTGCTGCCAAACGCCTCGGTACGTTCGAATTCGCCGGGCACGTTGGCATCGAACAGAATCAGCGGGTGCAGGTTGCCGTCACCGGCATGGAAAACATTGGCAACCCGGAGCCCGAACTCCTCGGACATTTCTTCCATCTTGGTCAGCACATTGGCCAGTTCACGGCGCGGTATGGTGCCATCCATGCAGTAGTAGTCAGGTGATATCCGGCCGACCGCGGGGAAGGCGGACTTACGCCCTTTCCAGAGCAGCGCCCGCTCCTCTTCGCTTTGGGAGGTGCGCACCGAGGTTGCACCGAACTTGCGAAACACCTCTTCGGCCTCGGCGATGTGCTCATCCACCTCTTCTTCGGTGCCATCCACTTCGCACAGCAACAGCGCCTTTGCCTCGCGCGGGTACCCGGCCTTGGCAAAATCATCAGCAGCAACAATGGCATGCCCGTCCATCATCTCCAGACCACCGGGAATGATGCCGTGGGAAATCACGCCGCCTACCGCGTCGCCGCCGTTCTGCACGCTGTCGAAACCGGCCATCACCACCCGGGCCACCTCCGGTTTCGGCAGCAGTTTGACCTTCACTTCGGTGACCACGCCCAGCAAGCCTTCGGAGCCGGTCACCAGCGCCAGCAAGTCCATCCCACAGGCATCCAGGCCATCACTGCCAAGGGTGACGATGTCGCCCTCAGCGGTCACCATCTCAACGCTCAGCAGGTTGTGCACGGTCAGCCCATATTTCAGGCAGTGCACGCCACCGGAGTTCTCTGCCACATTGCCACCAATGGTGCAGGCAATCTGGGACGAAGGATCGGGGCCGTAATACAACCCGAACTGGGCGGCTTCTTCACTGATGGCAAGGTTACGCACGCCCGGCTGAAGCCGTGCGGTTCGGGCCAGTGGGTCGATTTCCATGATGCGGTTGAACTTCGCCAGCGACAGCACCACCCCCTCTTTGTGGGGCATGGCTCCGGCGCTGAGACCAGTGCCGGCACCGCGGGCCACCACTGGCACCTGGTGTTCGTTACAAATGCGCATCACCCGCTGCACCTGCTCCACCGTTTCCGGCAGCACCACCAGCAACGGCATCTCGCAGTACATCGACATGCCATCACATTCGTAGGGCTTCTTGGTTTCTTCATCGGTGATGACGTAGCGCGGGTCAATAAACGACCGGAACTGCTCCGCCAGCTCGGATTTGCTGACTGTCGGCTTGGTAGTCATAACACTCTCGGGGATTGTGTTGCGTTGAATAATGCCGGGGGACGTCACCGGGGCGCCCGGGCGTCAGCCACGGGCACCCCGGTATGACAGGCATCAGGCGCGTTTGGTTTCAAAGTGGTCAATGCCGGCCTGGGCACAGTCCATGTCCTGCTGGGGCGTACCCGAGCTGATGCCGATGCCGCCAACCACTTCGCCACCAACGGCCACCGGTAGTCCACCGCCGACCGAACTGATGCGGCCGCCCACTTCGGTATGAATCCCGAACGCAAGACTGCCCGGCACATTGACCTTGTTGTAGTCGTGCGTCGCTTTTCTGGCCGCAGCGGCGGTGAATGCCTTGTCCTGGGCGATGGTAATGCTGGTCACCTTGCCGCCGTCCATCCGCTCGAAAGCGATCAGGTTGCCGGACTCGTCGACCACCGCAATACACATGGGCACGCCAATTTCCCTGGCCTTGTTAGCTGCGCCCTCAATCAGGATCCGGGCGTCGTCCAGATCCAACCGTTTAACCGTCAACATAGTCAAATACTCCTCTTAAAAATCAGCCATAAACCTGATTGGGCAGCCAGGTCACGATGCCCGGAATCAGGATGCACATAAACAACCCGAAGGCCTGGATCGCCAGGAACACCAGGGAAGATTTGAAGATTGTACCCATGGAAATTTCCGGCGGACACACACCACGGATATAAAACAGCGCGTAACCAAATGGTGGACTAAGGAACGACATCTGCATATTCACCAAATAGAGCACACCGAACCAGAGCACCACATCCTCTCCGCTCACCGGCGGGAAACCCAGCAGCCCGGGGAATTCCAGGGCTTCGACAATCGGTATAAAGATAGGGACGGCCAGCAGCAGAATGCCAACCCAGTCCAGGAACATGCCCAGAATCACCAGCAGCACCATCAGCAGGAACAGGATGCCGTAGGCCGAAAGGCCGGTGCCAAGAATGGCGTCGGTGACAAACTGCTGCCCACCCTGAAGGATGTAAAAGCCGACGAACACCGAGGCACCGAACATGATCCACAGCACCATCGCCGACGCCTTGGCGGTGGTCACCGAGGCCTCACGCAGACCACTGATGGAGAACTTGCCGTGCATCAGCGCCACCACGATAGCCCCGAATGAGCCGATACCCGCAGCCTCCACCGGTGTCGCAATGCCGCCGAACAGTAGCCCGAGCACCAGGCCCACCAGAATCAGGGGGGCAATCAACCCGCGCAGCAGTATCAGTTTCTCCCGCAGGGAAATACGCTCTTCCACCGGCACCGGCGGCCCCAGCTTCGGATTGAGCCAGCTGCGCACCAACACATAGGTGATGTACAAACCAGACAACAACAGGCCTGGCAACACCGAGCCCAGGTAGAGTTCGCCCACCGATTGCTGGGCAACGACCGCGTACAGGATGGCAAGAATGGACGGCGGAATCAGAATGCCCAGGGTGCCCCCGGCCATGATCGAGCCCAGCGCGATCTTGTGGTCATACCCGCGCTTGAGCATCGCCGGCAGGGCAATAATCCCCATGGTGACAACCGCGGCACCGATAACCCCTACCATGGCGGCCAGGATGGTCGACGCCAGAATGGTTGCCGTGGCAAGGCCACCGCTCAGGCCACCCATCCACTTGTAGACCACGCTGAACATTTCCTCGATCAGGCCGGCCCGCTCCAGCATGGCGGCCATGAAGATGAACAGCGGAATAGCCGCCAGATCGGAGTTGGTCATCATTGGGAAGATCCGGCTGGGCACGATGTTCAGCATCAGCGAATCGCCCACCAGATAAATGAACATGACCCCGAGACCACCGGTCACGAAGGCCAGCGGCAACCCCATCATCAGGGCCACCGCCAGCGAGCCGAACATCAGGTAGGTCAACGGACCGATTTCAACGCCCGACAGGCTGCCCGCCAGCTTGAACAGGAATTTCTCGTCACTGAACGGGTCGTAGAAAAGAATGTTGATCAGTTCCACACAGAGCACAAACGCCATCGCCGCTGTGCCCAGAATCATTAGCCAGGTACCCAGCTTCCCCCAGAGGTTGCTGCCCGGCGCGGTTGCGAGTTCACTGCTCATGCGTTGCGCTCCTGGCCCAGTCGGTTGAAAAGAACAATGTCCTTGATCAGCTTGGAAATTCCCGCCAGCAACAGCAGCAGAGAGCCAAGCACCATCATGCCCTTAACCGGCCAGTACTGTATGCCCCAGGTCTCCACCGTGGTTTCGTTCATGGAGTAGGAGTTCTGGAAGAAGGTCCAGGAAGTAATCAGAAGGATCATGGCGAACATGAAGAAGAACAGCGAGGTAAAGATATCCATGCCGACCCGGCCGCGCACCGGCAGCAGGTTGTAAAGCACATCCACCCGAACATGGGCACCGTGCAACAGAGCAAAGCCACCTGCCAGCAGGTATTGCATACCCAGCAACAGGAAGCTGGCCTCATGCACCCAGATGGTCGGCATGTTGAACAGATACCGCATGACCACTTCGAAGAAGTAAAACACCACCGCGTTGATGGTCCAGAAAGACACAAAGACACCGGATTTCTCGCAAATCCAGTCAACCGCCCTGGTAAACCAGTTACCTTCGAAGTGAAGCGACAACAGAGGATCCTCTTCCTCTGCCTGAATTTCCGCTGGTGTCTTGTCCGGCACGCTTTCCGCGCCGCCATGACCGCTACTCCACTTGTCCCAGGCCATCATGATCAGAGGCATCACCGCCAGCCAGCCCCAATACAACCAGTGCGGCAACACAAATCCGAAGCCTTCAAGATTTGACATGTTGTTGCTACCTCAGCCACAAAAGAGGGAAGGTGGGCTGCGTCCTTCCGGAGCAGCGCCGCTCCTTCCCTATCGATTATTGTTATTGATCCGAAGGGTTATTTACCCTCCACACCCTCTAGATCAGACTCGTCGATATAACCGACGGTGTCGTTCATCATGTATTCCAGCTGCATGTCGAAAATCGCGCGGGCATCATCGTCTTTGTTTGCCCAGCGATACCAAACCGGAATGGCAGCACGACGGAACTCCTCCAGATCTTCCTGGCTCAGGCGGCTGACGGTATCGCCGGCTTCCTTGAACTTCTCCATCGCCTCAATGTTGCGCTTCTGGATGGTCAGGTAATGCTTCTGGGAGTAGTTGCGCACTTCGTCTTCCACCAGCTGCTGGAGTTTCGGATCCAGTGCTTTCCACGCCCGCAGGTTGACGGTCAGGTCCATCAGGTCCACGGGCTGGTAAATGGACATCACGCCGGGAGGCCCGAACAGAATGTAATCGGTCACCTGGGAAAAACCGAGTTCCCAGTTCACCGCCGGTCCGACGTAGTCGGCCGCATCAATGGTGCCTTTTTCCAGCGCCGGGAAGATGTCGGAACCCGGCAGGCTCACCGTGGACACACCGAATTGCTGGAACACCTCGGCCACCATGCCGCCGGGCACACGGATCTTCATGCCCTTGAGGTCAGCGAGGCTGCTAACCGGCTGCTTGGAGTGAATAATGTTGGCGTCGTGCTGAATCGGGCCAACGTAGAAGAGCCCGAACTTTTCGTAAATTTCGCGGGTTTTTTCCAGCATCCCCATGGAGTAGAACATGGTGTCCCACTGGTGGGGCTGGTCCGGGCCGGCCGGATAAGAAGACAGGAAGACCGTGGCCGGAATTTTACCCGACCAGTACAGGGTGAACGGGTTCATACCCTGCAACACACCATTGCGCACCGCATCGAACAAGGCGTTGTTGTCTGCCGCCACGGCCTTGGCCGGGAACGGCTTGAAAATCAGTTCACCACCGGACTTTTCCTCAATGCTCTGACACCATTCCTCAAACAGCTCATAGCCTACGGTGCCTGCATCCCAGACGGACTGAATTTTCCAGGTGGTCGCCGCCTGTGCCTGCCCACTGCCCAGCAGCATGGCGCCCGCCATGGACAGTCCGAGGGCCGCGGTTTTCAAAAAGCTTCGGCGAGGCGGTGCCTCCGCCTGGTCACGCGTGGTCCACGTTACTTGGTTGGGTTTCATTGCCACATCTCCGTTAGCGTTGTTTTTATCTCTGTCGGATCAACGCCGGCGCGATGCATTGCAACTGCCGACATTAGAAAGATATTCGTCATCAATCGGGTTTTCGTCCAGTCCGCCGGGCACTGGTCAGACCACTTTTTCGACGCCCGAAAATGGACGATTTCCCTGAAATCAGCCATAGTTACAGCGCTCTGGCCCGGATATAAAACAACAAAACCGGCTGACCGATGATCGAATTACTGGTCAGACCAGCACGCAACAACGGGATTTGTCATGGCTATTTCCCAGGAAATTTCTTACCGACTCGAACGGCTCATCCTTGATGGCGGACTCGCCCCGGGGCAAAAAATCCCATCGGAGCGCCAACTCTCCATGCGATTGGGTGTGTCACGCTCGGTGATTCGTGAAGCCCTGCACGAACTGCAGGGGCGCGGCGTGATTGAAACCCGGCATGGCAAAGGTTCCTTTGTGGCCAGCATGGTGCCCGAACCGGAGGAACTCGATAACCAGAGCCCGCTGATGCACCTGTATGAAGGCCACCCCCGTACCCTGTACGACCTGCTGGAAGTGAGGGAACAACTGGAGGGTCAGGCCGCCTTCCTGGCCGCCCAACGCGCCACCCGACTGGATAAGCACCGGATCACCAAGGCCTTTCAGGCGCTTGAAGCGACCGACCCTCTGAGCAACGCCCGGCCAGACCACAACTTTCACCTGGCCATTGTCGAGGCGTCCCACAACCCGGTGCTGGTGCACGTGCTCAGCGGCCTGAAGAACATGATGCTGATGACGGTTCAGGCGTCGGTCGCCAACCTTAATCCGCGGCAGGAGATGCGCGGGCAGATCGCCCGTCAGCACAAGCAACTCTATAATGCGATTCTGGCCGGGAAAGCCAACGCGGCCCAGAAAGCAGCCGTTGCTCATGTACGTTTTGTGAGCAATGCTATGAAAAAGTTGGAAATGGAAGGACGCGAAGTGATCCGAATACCCATTCCGAAAATCAGTCCGGATCAGCAACACTTGACAAGCCTCTGAGCCAATTGTGGCGCGGGATTGGCCGGAATGACGAAGCCTGTAGGGACGGGCCCTGCAGCGGGGTTCTGAAACAAAACCCTGCACAACAGGTCTTGATTTCTATTAACTCAGTCCGTAAAACATGCGGCTTTTACTGACAGCTTCAGGAGCTACCCATGGCGGACCAAGCGCCTTTGATCTGCAGGGATATTTATAAAACCTTCGACAAACTTGAAGTTTTGAAGGGCGTTTCCCTCGAAACCCGCAAAGGAGACGTTGTCTCCCTGATTGGAAGTTCGGGTTCCGGAAAAAGTACTTTCCTGCGGTGCATCAACCTACTTGAAACACCCACCTCCGGCGACATTATCGTGCACGGTGACCCAATCCGGTTCACCGAGAACCGTCGCGGAGAGCGTATCCCCGCGGACAACCGGCAGGTGGAACAAATTCGCTCGAAACTGTCCATGGTGTTCCAGAGCTTCAATCTCTGGTCTCACATGACAGTCCTGGAGAACATCATTGAAGCACCGATTAACGTGCTCAAGGTTCCCAAGAAAGAGGCGATCGAACGCGCAGAGGCCTACCTCCAGAAGGTAGGCATCTATGAGCGTAAGGACTACTACCCCGCCCAGATGTCCGGCGGTCAGCAGCAGCGTGCAGCCATTGCCCGTGCTCTCGCAATGGAGCCCGAAGTAATGCTGTTCGACGAGCCGACATCCGCCCTGGACCCTGAGCTGGTTGGTGAAGTCCTGAAGGTCATGCAGAGCCTGGCCGAGGAAGGCCGGACCATGATCGTGGTGACCCACGAAATGGCTTTTGCAAGGGATGTGTCAACGCAGGTCCTATATTTGCATCAAGGCGTGATCGAGGAACAAGGCACCCCTGACAAGGTGTTTGATAACCCGGATTCCGAACGAATGAAGCAGTTCCTTGCTCCCAAGTTCTGAGTCACGGTGCTATCTTGATCTCGAGCTTCAGTGCGAAGTTTTCATAAGAAATAAGCCGAAAAGGCAGACCACTAGGAGAAGTGACACATGAAAAAACTGTTTGTTGCAGCGAGCTGTGCCCTGGCCATGGCGGCCGGTTCGGTTCAGGCCAAAGACTGGAAGGAAGTCCGCATCGCATTCGACGTGCCTTACGCACCGTTCGAATACAAAGATGAAAACGGCGAACTGACCGGCTTCGAAGTCGAACTGGCGGAAGCCATGTGCGAAGAGATGAAAGCCGACTGCGAATTCGTTATCCAGGCTTGGGACGGCATGATTCCGGGACTGCTGGCGCGTAAGTTCGACGCCATCATGTCTTCCATGTCCATCACTCCCGAGCGTGCTGAGCGCGTTCTGTTCTCCGAGCCGTACTACAACACTCCGGGTGGCTGGTTCGGCCGCACCGACTTCGACACCGACGTAACCGACATGGATGCCATGAAGGGTAAGACCGTTGGCGTTCAGCGCGGCACCACCATGGACACCTTCGTTACTGAAGAAATGGGTGGCGTGGTCACCATCAAGCGTTACACCACCGCTGACGACATGGTTCTGGACCTCGAAGGTGAGCGTCTGGACGTGGTCTTCGTTGACTACCCGGTTGGTGAGCAGACCATCCTGAGCAAGGACGGTTTCAAGGAAGTTGGCGAGCCGGTCAAGCTGGGTGAAGGCGTGGGCGTTGCTATGCGTCAGCGCGACAAAGACCTGGCCGGCAAAGTAAACGCCGCCCTGAAGAAGCTGAAGAACGATGGCACCTACGACACCATCATGAACAAATACTTCAGTTACGATATCAAGATGTAAACCTCCAGGGGTGGCTTAGGCCACCCCTGACCTACCGGACTATTCCATGCTCGATCTGAAAGGCTATGGCCCGGCTCTATTAGAAGGGGCCATTGTTACCGTTGAACTGGCCTTCCTCTCCCTTGCCCTGGCGTTATTCATTGGCTTGATAGGTGCGTCCTCCAAGCTCTCTGGTAACCCGGTCGCGAGAGGCGTTGCAACGGCGTACACAACCCTTATCCGTGGTGTTCCCGACCTCGTCATGATGCTGCTGTTCTATTACGGCGGTCAGGTGGCGGTGAACAACCTGTCGGATTTCCTCTGGGACGCCTACGAGATTGATTTCTTTTTCCAGTTCAATCCGTTTATTTCCGGCGTTGTCACCATTGGCCTGATCTTTGGCGCCTACATGACCGAGACCTTCCGCGGTGCTTTCCTGGCGGTCGACAAGGGCCAGATTGAAGCGGCCAAGGCGTACGGATTTAGCCGCTGGCACACCTTCCGGCGGATCATGTTCCCGCAGATGCTGCGCCACGCCCTCCCCGGCCTGGGCAACAACTGGCAGGTACTGCTGAAAACCACGGCACTGGTATCGATTATTGGCCTGACCGACATGGTTCGGGTTGCCGAGGAAGCGGCCAAGGCCGAGCGCATGCCGTTCCACTTTTTCATTCCTGTGGCGGCCGTATACCTGCTGCTGACAGCCGGCTCTGAGCTGTTCATCAAGTGGCTCGACAAGCGCGCGAATGCCGGCGTGGTTAAAGGGGGATAAGACGTGCCTGAATTTATTGCCGAGTGGCTGAATCAAAACGAAATTTTCACGGCCATGACCATGATGGAATACTGGAATGGTCTGGTCAGTACTGTACAGTTGGTGTTCCTGTCCCTGCTGATTGGTCTGGTGATGGCCGTCCCGCTGGCCATCATGCGCACCAGCAAGAACCCGATGGTTTCCGGCCCGGTCTGGCTCTATACCTACATCTTCCGTGGGACACCGCTGCTGATCCAGCTGTACATCATCTACTACGGTATTGCGCAGATCCCGGGCATTCAGGAAACCTTCTGGTGGGACATCTTCAAGGAGCCGTTCTACCCGGCCTTGCTGGCCTTCACCCTGAATACCGCCGCGTACACCACTGAGATCATTCGCGGTGCCATCAACGCCACCCCCAATGGCGAAATCGAAGCCGCCAAGGCCTACGGCATGAGCTGGT includes these proteins:
- the glcF gene encoding glycolate oxidase subunit GlcF, which codes for MQTNLVQQFANTPEGQEAESILRACVHCGFCTATCPTYQELNDERDGPRGRIYLMKMFLEGQEVTEKTREHLDRCLTCRSCETTCPSGVQYGRLVDISRGLMEKELPRSAGDKWMRWALGRVIPNPKLFGVLLRLGQFFSPVLPSKLRTKVPPKKEASPWPAASHDRKVLALAGCAQPAATPNTNAAAARVLDKLGITMVEAPEAGCCGAVNYHLSEHELGLARMRQNIDAWWPAIEAGAEAIIMTASGCGAMVQDYGHLLKDDPAYKDKARKVSELCTDIGAFLLQQDLDKLKIRQSPGKVAFHCPCTLQHAMKQNGVVEQVLAKAGVDLAQTKDKHLCCGSAGTYSVLQPEMSQQLLSNKLEALTVDNPDRIVTANVGCQMHLETKAKVPVQHWIELLDQ
- the glcE gene encoding glycolate oxidase subunit GlcE, with product MADISKQLQEQVLKARDSGQKLNIVGGHTKAFMGRESDPDAGTLNVGEHTGIVEYHPVELVLTVRAGTTLREIEAALAEEGQALHFEPPHLGEASTIGGTFATNLSGPARPWAGSVRDQVLGVRLLNGKGEHLRFGGQVMKNVAGYDVSRLQAGAMGTLGVMTEISLKVMPKPAAAMTLVQDMDIDEAVEYMNRRSAEPKPITGACWVDGKVYLRLSGARSAVEATAEKWSGEVLEQGDALWQQIQDLRHDFFAGDDQPLWRFSVGSTAANPKLDGPWLLDWAGAQRWYRGQAEQGDLEPLARAAGGQVSLFRGGDRSGEVMHHQPEALKGIQRRVKNAFDPDNIFNPGRLYSWL
- a CDS encoding FAD-linked oxidase C-terminal domain-containing protein; the protein is MTTKPTVSKSELAEQFRSFIDPRYVITDEETKKPYECDGMSMYCEMPLLVVLPETVEQVQRVMRICNEHQVPVVARGAGTGLSAGAMPHKEGVVLSLAKFNRIMEIDPLARTARLQPGVRNLAISEEAAQFGLYYGPDPSSQIACTIGGNVAENSGGVHCLKYGLTVHNLLSVEMVTAEGDIVTLGSDGLDACGMDLLALVTGSEGLLGVVTEVKVKLLPKPEVARVVMAGFDSVQNGGDAVGGVISHGIIPGGLEMMDGHAIVAADDFAKAGYPREAKALLLCEVDGTEEEVDEHIAEAEEVFRKFGATSVRTSQSEEERALLWKGRKSAFPAVGRISPDYYCMDGTIPRRELANVLTKMEEMSEEFGLRVANVFHAGDGNLHPLILFDANVPGEFERTEAFGSSILNLCVEVGGCITGEHGVGVEKIRQMAVQFNDEELQQFHDVKAAFDPAGILNPGKGVPALRFCQEYRSLEHKQHKHEQTEAAHG
- a CDS encoding GlcG/HbpS family heme-binding protein, whose amino-acid sequence is MLTVKRLDLDDARILIEGAANKAREIGVPMCIAVVDESGNLIAFERMDGGKVTSITIAQDKAFTAAAARKATHDYNKVNVPGSLAFGIHTEVGGRISSVGGGLPVAVGGEVVGGIGISSGTPQQDMDCAQAGIDHFETKRA
- a CDS encoding TRAP transporter large permease, whose translation is MSSELATAPGSNLWGKLGTWLMILGTAAMAFVLCVELINILFYDPFSDEKFLFKLAGSLSGVEIGPLTYLMFGSLAVALMMGLPLAFVTGGLGVMFIYLVGDSLMLNIVPSRIFPMMTNSDLAAIPLFIFMAAMLERAGLIEEMFSVVYKWMGGLSGGLATATILASTILAAMVGVIGAAVVTMGIIALPAMLKRGYDHKIALGSIMAGGTLGILIPPSILAILYAVVAQQSVGELYLGSVLPGLLLSGLYITYVLVRSWLNPKLGPPVPVEERISLREKLILLRGLIAPLILVGLVLGLLFGGIATPVEAAGIGSFGAIVVALMHGKFSISGLREASVTTAKASAMVLWIMFGASVFVGFYILQGGQQFVTDAILGTGLSAYGILFLLMVLLVILGMFLDWVGILLLAVPIFIPIVEALEFPGLLGFPPVSGEDVVLWFGVLYLVNMQMSFLSPPFGYALFYIRGVCPPEISMGTIFKSSLVFLAIQAFGLFMCILIPGIVTWLPNQVYG
- a CDS encoding TRAP transporter small permease subunit; its protein translation is MSNLEGFGFVLPHWLYWGWLAVMPLIMMAWDKWSSGHGGAESVPDKTPAEIQAEEEDPLLSLHFEGNWFTRAVDWICEKSGVFVSFWTINAVVFYFFEVVMRYLFNMPTIWVHEASFLLLGMQYLLAGGFALLHGAHVRVDVLYNLLPVRGRVGMDIFTSLFFFMFAMILLITSWTFFQNSYSMNETTVETWGIQYWPVKGMMVLGSLLLLLAGISKLIKDIVLFNRLGQERNA